A window of Halobellus sp. LT62 contains these coding sequences:
- a CDS encoding acyltransferase translates to MSTETTGEADTTDLPRVIENCRFGDGTEVAPFAVLSDCRFGRDCRVWRFVNCYGATFGDEVMIGSFVEVQSDVVVGDRTRIQSHAFVPSLTELGDDVFFSHGAAIVNDVYPPSGDSGKWEETAVGDGAVIGTNATLLPVEVGENALVGAGAVVTEDVPPNAIVAGNPAEVVGYRE, encoded by the coding sequence ATGAGTACTGAAACAACTGGGGAAGCGGATACGACGGACCTACCGCGCGTGATCGAGAACTGCCGCTTCGGCGACGGCACCGAGGTCGCTCCCTTTGCCGTACTCTCCGACTGCAGGTTCGGACGCGACTGTCGGGTGTGGCGCTTCGTCAACTGTTACGGGGCGACGTTCGGCGACGAGGTAATGATCGGTTCCTTTGTCGAAGTCCAATCGGACGTCGTCGTCGGCGACCGGACGCGAATCCAATCGCACGCGTTCGTCCCCTCGCTGACCGAACTCGGCGACGACGTCTTCTTCAGTCACGGCGCGGCGATCGTGAACGACGTCTACCCGCCGAGCGGCGATTCCGGGAAGTGGGAGGAGACTGCCGTCGGCGACGGTGCCGTGATCGGAACCAACGCGACGCTGTTGCCCGTCGAGGTCGGCGAGAACGCGCTGGTCGGTGCGGGGGCCGTGGTGACCGAAGACGTTCCGCCGAACGCGATCGTCGCCGGAAACCCGGCCGAGGTCGTCGGCTATCGAGAGTAG
- a CDS encoding Gfo/Idh/MocA family protein → MHYAVIGTGYWGSNHARVAAELAEEGVIDEVVLCDVDESRVTELAESYGVRAATDYAELASLGVDAATVSTPSTTHHEIATTLLRDGVDALVEKPLALDSTEAWDLVSTADEEDRTLAVGHIFRHHPALCELKRRIDRGELGRVKYLATNRFSFRTPRATTGVLYSLAVHDVDISNYLLDDHPEWLFCSTDSIVREGIDETATVVLEYDGATSVINESWQVPVFGKRRDLVVVGSEKSAYIDYLDDTVLELYDSRIVERDGSLNAREEGKQVYETPKTEPLRAEVEEFVAASQGRSTLSAPGSVGAHAVDLLELAERSADRNETLRVESAGSRPARGRVSHE, encoded by the coding sequence ATGCACTACGCCGTCATCGGAACCGGCTACTGGGGAAGCAATCACGCCCGCGTGGCCGCAGAACTGGCCGAGGAAGGAGTGATCGACGAGGTCGTCCTGTGCGACGTCGACGAGTCGCGAGTCACGGAGCTCGCGGAGAGTTACGGCGTCCGGGCGGCCACCGACTACGCGGAGCTCGCATCGCTCGGCGTCGACGCGGCGACCGTCTCGACGCCGTCGACGACGCACCACGAGATCGCGACGACGCTGCTCCGCGACGGGGTCGACGCCCTCGTCGAGAAGCCGCTCGCGCTCGACAGCACCGAGGCGTGGGACCTCGTCTCCACGGCGGACGAGGAGGATCGAACGCTCGCGGTCGGACACATCTTCCGACATCATCCCGCACTCTGTGAGTTGAAGCGGCGTATCGACCGCGGCGAACTCGGACGCGTGAAGTATCTCGCGACGAACCGGTTCTCCTTTCGGACGCCGCGAGCGACGACCGGCGTGCTGTACTCGCTGGCCGTTCACGACGTCGATATCTCGAATTACCTCCTCGACGATCACCCGGAGTGGCTCTTCTGCTCGACGGACTCGATCGTGCGCGAGGGCATCGACGAGACGGCGACGGTGGTGCTCGAATACGACGGCGCAACGAGCGTCATCAACGAGTCGTGGCAGGTCCCCGTGTTCGGCAAACGCCGGGATCTCGTCGTCGTCGGCTCCGAGAAGTCCGCGTACATCGACTACCTCGACGACACCGTCCTCGAACTGTACGACAGTCGGATCGTCGAGCGCGACGGTTCGCTCAACGCGCGCGAAGAGGGAAAGCAGGTGTATGAGACTCCGAAGACGGAACCGCTCCGCGCCGAGGTCGAGGAGTTCGTCGCCGCCTCGCAGGGTCGATCGACGCTGAGTGCGCCGGGCAGCGTCGGCGCGCACGCGGTCGATCTGCTGGAGCTCGCGGAGCGATCGGCAGACCGAAACGAGACGCTCCGGGTCGAGTCGGCGGGGTCGCGGCCCGCTCGCGGACGCGTTTCTCACGAGTAG
- a CDS encoding DegT/DnrJ/EryC1/StrS family aminotransferase: MVDSVEFTDIRIADETIEDVVDVLESGRFVKGPLVEQFENRFAAACGVDHAVGVSSGTAAILLSLAAAGVGEGDSVFVPGHTFFASASPVLELGATPVFVDIDPETYTMDPDALATAAAEVERPAAAVPVHIYGGMADMDAIDAIANEYDLFVLEDSCQAHFATRNGSAAGSVGDAGAFSFYPSKNMTVAGDGGMVTTDDADLAENIRMLRNHGRGDEGVHRRLGLNYRLDETNAAVGLNQLDRVRDWSEMRRRAAQRYTDRLADVDEVTTPWVPVDVDHVFHLYVIQVPDREALADYLSNRGVDTGVHYPTPAHRHPAIVSRVETPELPVTEALCDRILSLPMHPRLTDEEVDYVCAAVEEFYR; encoded by the coding sequence ATGGTCGACAGCGTCGAGTTCACCGACATTCGCATCGCAGACGAGACGATCGAAGACGTCGTCGACGTCCTCGAGAGCGGTCGGTTCGTGAAGGGCCCGCTGGTAGAACAGTTCGAAAACCGATTCGCCGCGGCCTGCGGCGTCGACCACGCCGTCGGGGTCTCAAGCGGCACCGCGGCGATCCTCCTCTCGCTCGCGGCAGCGGGTGTCGGCGAAGGCGACTCGGTGTTCGTCCCGGGACACACGTTCTTCGCGAGCGCGAGTCCCGTGCTCGAACTCGGCGCGACGCCGGTATTCGTCGATATCGACCCAGAGACGTACACGATGGACCCCGACGCGCTCGCGACCGCGGCCGCCGAGGTCGAGCGACCCGCGGCGGCGGTTCCGGTTCACATCTACGGCGGGATGGCCGATATGGACGCGATCGACGCCATCGCGAACGAATACGATCTGTTCGTTCTCGAAGACTCCTGTCAAGCGCACTTCGCGACGCGGAACGGATCGGCAGCGGGGAGCGTCGGCGACGCGGGCGCGTTCAGCTTCTACCCCTCGAAGAACATGACCGTCGCGGGCGACGGGGGGATGGTGACGACTGACGACGCCGACCTCGCGGAGAATATACGGATGCTCCGCAACCACGGTCGCGGTGACGAGGGCGTCCACCGACGGCTCGGACTGAACTACCGCCTCGACGAGACTAACGCCGCGGTCGGATTGAACCAACTCGACCGGGTTCGCGACTGGAGCGAGATGCGTCGGCGGGCAGCGCAGCGATACACGGACCGACTCGCCGACGTCGACGAGGTGACGACGCCGTGGGTCCCGGTTGACGTCGACCACGTCTTTCACCTCTACGTGATCCAAGTGCCCGACCGGGAGGCGCTTGCGGACTACCTCTCGAATCGGGGCGTCGACACCGGGGTCCACTATCCGACGCCCGCGCACCGGCACCCGGCGATCGTCTCCCGGGTCGAGACGCCCGAGCTTCCGGTGACCGAAGCGCTCTGCGATCGGATCCTCTCGCTGCCGATGCACCCACGACTCACCGACGAGGAGGTCGACTACGTCTGTGCGGCGGTCGAGGAGTTCTACCGGTAA
- the aglF gene encoding UTP--glucose-1-phosphate uridylyltransferase AglF, whose protein sequence is MQAVVLAAGKGTRLRPLTETKPKGLVEVNGKPILTHCFEQLTELGAEELLVVIGYRGEDIEEYYGDAFADVPIRYARQDEQLGLAHALNTVEPHVTDDFMLMLGDNIFQANVEDVVRRQRESRVDAAFLVEEVPESEASRYGVCNTNDYGKIVEVVEKPDDPPSNLVMTGFYTFSPAIFHATRLVQPSDRGEYELSDAIDLLIRSGRTIDAVELDGWRIDVGYPEDRAEAERRLQRRAEQTTSRV, encoded by the coding sequence ATGCAAGCCGTCGTACTCGCGGCCGGGAAGGGAACGAGACTCCGCCCGCTGACCGAGACCAAACCGAAGGGGCTCGTCGAAGTGAACGGCAAACCGATCCTGACGCACTGCTTCGAGCAACTCACGGAGTTGGGTGCGGAGGAGCTCTTGGTGGTCATCGGCTACCGCGGCGAGGACATCGAGGAGTACTACGGAGACGCCTTCGCGGACGTCCCGATCCGGTACGCCCGGCAGGACGAACAACTCGGCCTCGCGCACGCGCTCAACACTGTCGAACCGCACGTGACGGACGATTTCATGCTGATGCTCGGCGACAACATCTTCCAAGCGAACGTCGAGGACGTCGTCCGCAGACAGCGGGAGAGCCGCGTCGACGCCGCGTTCCTCGTCGAGGAAGTGCCCGAATCGGAGGCCTCTCGATACGGCGTCTGCAACACGAACGACTACGGCAAGATCGTGGAAGTCGTCGAAAAACCGGACGATCCGCCGTCGAACCTAGTTATGACAGGGTTCTATACGTTCTCGCCCGCGATCTTCCACGCGACGCGGCTCGTCCAACCGTCCGATCGCGGCGAGTACGAGCTCTCGGACGCGATCGATCTGCTGATTCGATCGGGACGGACTATCGATGCGGTCGAACTCGACGGTTGGCGGATCGACGTGGGATATCCCGAAGACCGGGCTGAAGCGGAGCGCAGGCTGCAGCGGCGAGCCGAACAGACGACGTCACGCGTATGA
- a CDS encoding HalOD1 output domain-containing protein, producing the protein MKQAQPDELSDSTLSTNSTTFQFAPERDTIVVDVVEAVSRMAGVEAMRFEPRLYDVVDPDALSQCIQSGGDDVSVSFQMGAYDVTVRGCGEIEVAEL; encoded by the coding sequence ATGAAACAAGCACAACCAGACGAACTATCGGATTCTACGCTGTCGACGAATAGCACAACGTTCCAGTTCGCGCCCGAACGCGACACCATTGTAGTCGATGTGGTAGAAGCTGTTTCGAGGATGGCTGGCGTTGAAGCGATGCGTTTCGAACCGCGGTTGTACGACGTCGTCGATCCTGACGCACTGTCACAGTGCATCCAATCGGGTGGAGACGACGTCAGCGTTTCATTCCAGATGGGGGCGTATGACGTTACTGTTCGGGGGTGCGGAGAGATAGAGGTTGCCGAATTGTAA
- a CDS encoding winged helix-turn-helix domain-containing protein codes for MTDTWDHIGFVISSQYRVAVLSRLAEGPATPSQIAEDEEIGIAAVSHALTSLRDRGFVDLLVSEDRRKGRVYGITERGEDLWQEIEQQGLLDE; via the coding sequence ATGACAGATACGTGGGACCACATCGGATTCGTGATAAGCTCACAGTACCGCGTCGCGGTACTGAGTCGACTCGCCGAGGGACCAGCCACGCCGTCGCAGATCGCAGAGGACGAGGAAATCGGAATCGCTGCGGTCTCACACGCGCTCACGAGTCTGCGCGACCGAGGCTTCGTCGATCTTCTGGTCTCCGAAGACCGCCGAAAGGGTCGCGTCTACGGGATCACAGAACGCGGTGAAGACCTCTGGCAGGAGATCGAACAACAGGGCCTCCTTGACGAGTGA
- a CDS encoding DUF7344 domain-containing protein, producing the protein MSPHEPQTLSQDTAFDLLSNARRRFVLRRLQQQRGGIELSDLAEELAAEENGLAPPELSAQQRKRTYVSLYQTHIPKLADANVVRYDSETGMVYSTRHVDELAQYFEDEREPIPWQLIYASVAVVGLAGYLFSSLLDFSVVRPEYVAVVILVGLVLVSVLHYAYANRLLTNSATIPLENDSNHNE; encoded by the coding sequence ATGTCACCACATGAACCCCAAACGCTGTCGCAGGATACCGCATTCGATCTGTTGAGCAACGCACGACGGCGGTTCGTACTCAGACGCTTACAACAGCAGCGAGGCGGGATCGAACTCAGTGATCTCGCCGAAGAGCTCGCCGCCGAGGAGAACGGACTCGCCCCTCCCGAACTGTCCGCACAGCAACGGAAGCGAACGTACGTCTCTCTGTATCAAACACACATCCCCAAACTCGCCGACGCCAACGTGGTCCGCTACGACTCGGAGACAGGAATGGTATACTCAACGCGTCACGTCGACGAACTCGCACAGTATTTCGAGGATGAGCGGGAACCGATCCCGTGGCAACTGATCTACGCGTCCGTGGCCGTCGTCGGGCTCGCTGGCTATCTGTTCTCGTCGCTTCTCGACTTTTCTGTCGTTCGTCCGGAATACGTCGCAGTGGTCATCCTCGTGGGTCTCGTCCTCGTGAGCGTCTTGCACTACGCCTACGCGAACCGCTTGCTTACTAACTCGGCGACGATCCCGCTGGAAAACGATTCGAACCACAATGAGTGA
- a CDS encoding DUF1616 domain-containing protein, translating into MRGDGVGHGSSFGRISYAPVDLLLTGLVGTVAYLLVAVDSGALRLLAGGVLLWVLPGYVTLAALFPRISVDVDRSDSGARTGLSLRQRGMLTLGVSPFVLVLIGLVVGTVYPTITADLVSRAVLAYVLIGGGIAAVRRYRIPPGTRFSLPVQSWVDEAVEAFTRGSLTNRVLTVGVVCSVLLTVGAFGFAVGTGPAEQTYTDFYLVTPDGDGEYISGGYPENLTVGQEATLTWGIHNAESEPTSYTVVVVLERVVESGGDSRVIESEELNRTAVDLDSDGAERRNHTVRPSMVGEDLRLGYYLYRGEAPDRVRAETAYRHLHVWTTVSPSS; encoded by the coding sequence ATGCGCGGGGACGGAGTGGGACACGGCTCGTCGTTCGGACGAATCAGCTACGCGCCGGTCGATCTGCTGTTGACCGGACTCGTCGGGACCGTGGCGTACCTCCTCGTTGCCGTCGACAGCGGTGCGCTACGGCTTCTCGCCGGGGGCGTTCTGCTGTGGGTTCTTCCGGGGTACGTCACGCTCGCAGCGCTGTTTCCGCGGATCAGCGTCGATGTCGACCGGTCGGACTCGGGCGCACGGACGGGTTTGTCACTGCGTCAGCGTGGGATGCTGACGCTCGGGGTGAGTCCGTTCGTACTCGTCCTGATCGGGCTGGTCGTCGGGACCGTCTATCCGACGATCACCGCGGACCTCGTGAGTCGGGCAGTGTTGGCATACGTGCTAATCGGCGGAGGGATCGCCGCCGTCAGGCGGTACCGAATTCCACCCGGAACCAGGTTTTCGCTGCCGGTGCAATCGTGGGTCGACGAAGCCGTCGAAGCCTTCACTCGGGGGTCGCTGACGAATCGGGTGCTGACAGTGGGTGTGGTCTGTAGCGTACTCTTGACGGTCGGCGCGTTCGGGTTTGCGGTAGGCACAGGCCCCGCCGAACAGACGTACACCGATTTTTACCTCGTCACACCTGACGGAGACGGAGAGTACATATCCGGTGGATATCCGGAGAACCTGACCGTCGGACAGGAAGCGACGCTCACGTGGGGGATTCACAACGCCGAGTCGGAGCCGACGAGTTACACCGTCGTCGTCGTCTTGGAACGAGTCGTCGAAAGCGGAGGGGACTCCAGAGTGATCGAAAGCGAGGAGCTCAACCGAACGGCTGTAGACCTCGACAGCGATGGGGCGGAACGACGCAACCACACGGTGAGGCCGTCGATGGTGGGTGAGGACCTTCGGCTCGGGTATTACCTCTACCGCGGTGAGGCCCCCGACCGGGTCCGCGCGGAGACGGCGTACCGACACCTGCACGTCTGGACGACGGTCTCCCCCTCCTCCTGA
- a CDS encoding metal-dependent hydrolase has protein sequence MWPWEHAAVGYLAWSVLVHVLRRRPPTGVEAVVVVLASVLPDLVDKPLGWEFGVFSSGYGAAHSVFFAIPVAVGVTHLLDELGRREIGAAFAVGYLSHLPGDLFVGFVREGRLPIERVLWPIRTVESSYPGGFSGTLREYLRAYAGELLEGDLGTAAVVGSGALAVCVAVWLYDGAPVLREIFAFVSPRNRE, from the coding sequence ATGTGGCCGTGGGAACACGCCGCCGTCGGGTATCTCGCGTGGTCGGTCCTCGTGCACGTGCTTCGACGACGACCGCCGACCGGAGTGGAAGCCGTCGTCGTCGTCCTCGCCTCGGTGCTCCCCGATCTCGTCGACAAACCGCTCGGGTGGGAATTCGGCGTCTTCAGTTCTGGGTACGGAGCGGCGCATTCGGTGTTTTTCGCTATCCCCGTGGCCGTCGGCGTCACGCATCTACTCGACGAGCTCGGTCGGCGGGAGATCGGAGCGGCGTTCGCAGTGGGATATCTGAGCCATCTCCCGGGAGACCTTTTCGTCGGATTCGTCCGCGAGGGTCGCCTCCCCATCGAGCGCGTCCTCTGGCCGATTCGGACCGTCGAATCGTCGTATCCCGGAGGGTTTTCTGGGACGCTTCGGGAGTATCTGCGCGCGTACGCCGGCGAACTCCTCGAGGGTGACCTCGGGACGGCTGCCGTCGTCGGGAGCGGTGCCCTAGCCGTGTGTGTGGCCGTGTGGCTCTACGACGGCGCACCCGTTCTCAGAGAGATATTCGCATTCGTATCTCCGCGTAACCGGGAGTGA
- a CDS encoding DegT/DnrJ/EryC1/StrS family aminotransferase, producing the protein MSIPIASPELGIGALGDVIETVEGARLADGPPVRAFEAAFADYCGRTHGIATSNGTTALHAALRGLEIGPGDTVVTTPFSFVATANAIRLCGADPAFADVDPRTLNIDPDAVRAAIEVCDGDVDAILAVHLYGLPAEMDELREIAEENGIPLIEDAAQAHGASYRGDPVGSLGDVACFSFYPTKNITTGEGGIVVTDDSEVADRVARFINHGRSGRYDHDIVGHNFRLTSIGAAIGSQQLRRLDDFVEIRRRNAAAYDRALADHPSVSAPIEPSGTHHAYHQYTVQCSARAALQEHLADADVDTGVYYPTPIHRQPAYADVEADAPEAERAADRVLSVPVHPTLNRSEVRAIADALAGFEP; encoded by the coding sequence ATGAGTATTCCGATCGCTTCCCCCGAGCTCGGAATCGGCGCGCTCGGCGACGTGATAGAGACCGTCGAGGGCGCACGGCTCGCCGATGGTCCGCCGGTTAGAGCGTTCGAGGCCGCCTTTGCCGACTACTGCGGGCGCACACACGGCATCGCGACGTCGAACGGGACGACGGCGTTGCACGCGGCGCTCCGCGGCCTCGAAATCGGTCCGGGCGACACCGTCGTCACAACGCCGTTTTCGTTCGTCGCGACGGCGAACGCGATTCGCCTCTGCGGAGCCGATCCCGCCTTCGCCGATGTCGACCCGCGGACGCTGAATATCGATCCCGACGCGGTGCGCGCCGCGATCGAAGTGTGCGACGGCGACGTCGACGCGATCCTCGCAGTGCATCTGTACGGACTGCCCGCGGAAATGGACGAACTGCGAGAGATCGCCGAGGAGAACGGGATCCCGCTGATCGAGGACGCCGCGCAGGCACACGGCGCGAGTTACCGCGGCGATCCCGTCGGGTCGCTCGGAGACGTCGCGTGCTTCTCGTTTTACCCGACGAAGAACATCACGACCGGCGAGGGCGGGATAGTCGTCACCGACGACTCGGAGGTCGCCGATCGCGTGGCCCGATTCATCAACCACGGCAGGTCGGGCCGCTATGACCACGACATCGTCGGGCACAACTTTCGGCTCACGAGTATCGGAGCGGCGATCGGCAGCCAACAGCTCCGACGGCTCGACGACTTCGTCGAGATCCGCCGCCGGAACGCCGCCGCGTACGACCGGGCGCTCGCGGACCACCCGTCGGTCTCGGCACCGATCGAGCCGAGCGGGACGCATCACGCGTACCATCAGTACACGGTGCAGTGCTCGGCGCGTGCGGCGTTGCAGGAACACCTCGCCGACGCCGACGTCGACACCGGCGTCTACTATCCGACGCCGATCCACCGCCAACCCGCGTACGCGGACGTCGAGGCGGACGCTCCGGAGGCGGAACGGGCCGCCGATCGCGTGCTCTCGGTCCCGGTCCACCCCACGCTGAATCGATCCGAGGTTCGAGCGATCGCGGACGCTCTCGCGGGGTTCGAGCCGTGA
- a CDS encoding Gfo/Idh/MocA family oxidoreductase: MTIDVGVIGVGSMGRHHARVYHELPGANLVGVADEDLETAESIATEYDTEATTTTALLNRVDAVSIAVPSRYHHDVGHRAIDAGVHTLVEKPMAPTIAEASSLVDAAEDAGVTLQVGHIERFNPAVIAVREFVEDLDLIAVEARRLGPPVGEKRDVSNDVVFDLMIHDIDVIQSLVDGGVRTVTATGSPDREYVNAAVRFENDVVGSLTASRVSQRKVRELTLTATDCLVTVDYSDRAVWIDRRTRPTYLTDDGDLRYRSERVVERPTVDNGEPLKKELRAFIDAVENGTIPVVTGEDGIEALSLAARIREAMR; this comes from the coding sequence GTGACGATCGACGTCGGCGTCATCGGCGTCGGAAGCATGGGCCGACACCACGCCCGGGTGTACCACGAACTGCCGGGTGCGAACCTCGTCGGCGTCGCCGACGAAGATTTGGAGACCGCCGAATCGATAGCAACCGAATACGACACCGAAGCGACGACGACGACGGCGTTGCTGAATCGGGTCGACGCGGTGTCGATTGCCGTGCCGTCGCGATACCATCACGACGTCGGACACCGAGCGATAGACGCCGGCGTCCACACCCTCGTCGAAAAGCCGATGGCCCCGACCATCGCGGAGGCGAGTTCCCTCGTCGACGCCGCGGAGGACGCCGGGGTCACGCTTCAAGTCGGACACATCGAGCGGTTCAATCCCGCGGTGATCGCCGTCCGAGAGTTCGTCGAGGATCTCGATCTCATCGCCGTCGAGGCCAGACGACTCGGTCCGCCCGTCGGCGAGAAGCGAGACGTGAGCAACGACGTCGTCTTCGATCTGATGATCCACGACATCGACGTGATCCAGTCGCTCGTCGACGGTGGGGTTCGGACGGTGACCGCGACCGGAAGTCCCGATAGGGAGTACGTGAACGCCGCAGTGCGGTTCGAGAACGACGTCGTCGGATCGCTGACTGCGAGCAGAGTGAGCCAGCGGAAGGTCCGGGAACTCACGCTTACCGCGACCGACTGCCTCGTGACGGTCGATTACAGCGACCGGGCGGTCTGGATCGACCGCCGAACGCGACCGACGTACCTCACCGACGACGGCGACCTCCGCTACCGCAGCGAACGCGTGGTCGAGCGGCCGACGGTGGACAACGGCGAACCGCTGAAAAAAGAGCTTCGCGCTTTCATCGACGCCGTCGAGAACGGGACTATTCCGGTCGTCACCGGCGAAGACGGGATCGAAGCGCTCTCGCTCGCGGCGCGGATTCGCGAGGCGATGAGATAA